Proteins encoded by one window of Acidimicrobiales bacterium:
- the hisB gene encoding imidazoleglycerol-phosphate dehydratase HisB: protein MRTAERSRRTRETTVEVGLMLEGSGLVEVATGLPFFDHMVSQLGRHGGLDLTVSAKGDLEVDAHHTVEDVGIVLGEALAAALGDKAGVRRFASMAVPLDEALVEVALDLSGRPYLHYEVDVAADAVPLGSPPFEPQLAEEFWRALTTSAGITLHIRLRSGRNTHHILEASFKAVARSLRDAVRVEGADVPSTKGRL, encoded by the coding sequence GTGAGGACAGCCGAGCGCTCCCGTCGAACCCGCGAGACCACGGTCGAGGTCGGGCTCATGCTGGAGGGCTCGGGCCTGGTGGAGGTGGCCACGGGCCTCCCGTTCTTCGACCACATGGTGTCCCAGCTGGGTCGGCATGGGGGACTCGATCTCACGGTCTCGGCCAAGGGCGATCTGGAGGTCGACGCCCATCACACCGTCGAGGATGTCGGGATCGTGCTCGGCGAGGCCCTGGCCGCGGCCCTCGGCGACAAGGCCGGGGTGCGTCGCTTCGCGTCGATGGCCGTGCCCCTGGACGAGGCGCTGGTCGAGGTGGCGCTCGATCTGTCCGGGCGCCCCTACCTCCACTACGAGGTGGACGTGGCGGCCGACGCCGTGCCCCTCGGGAGCCCCCCGTTCGAGCCGCAGCTGGCCGAGGAGTTCTGGCGGGCCCTCACGACCTCGGCCGGCATCACGTTGCACATCAGGCTGCGCAGCGGGCGCAACACCCACCACATCCTCGAGGCCTCGTTCAAGGCCGTGGCCCGATCCCTGCGCGACGCGGTGCGCGTCGAGGGAGCCGACGTCCCGTCGACCAAAGGACGCTTGTGA